One window of the Peptacetobacter hiranonis genome contains the following:
- a CDS encoding ZIP family metal transporter, whose translation MILKITLIGLIVGVIGTGLGGILAVLFNEKASKYMSFFMGLSGGIMLSLVMFDLIEEAIEGIGIVYAVILIFLGALATKILKEKVKINGENASGYLMLTSIIMHNLPEGLAIGTTFLAEPKRGIAMAAAIGMHNLPEGLALALGFICNKASGKRAVIMSMIAGLPIAIGCFIGSSFGEIFSAIIGVLLSIAAGMMMYVVMDEMIPESKSIYTIIGVMLGIVIVKSIA comes from the coding sequence TTGATTTTAAAAATCACTCTAATTGGTTTAATTGTCGGTGTAATCGGCACAGGATTAGGAGGAATTCTCGCTGTATTATTCAATGAAAAGGCTTCAAAATATATGAGCTTTTTTATGGGATTATCAGGAGGAATAATGCTTTCGTTGGTAATGTTTGATTTAATTGAGGAGGCCATCGAGGGAATAGGGATTGTGTATGCGGTTATATTGATATTCTTAGGAGCATTAGCTACAAAAATTCTTAAAGAAAAAGTTAAAATCAATGGAGAAAATGCATCTGGTTATTTAATGCTTACAAGTATAATAATGCATAATTTACCAGAAGGACTTGCAATAGGTACCACTTTTTTAGCAGAACCAAAACGGGGAATTGCTATGGCGGCTGCAATAGGTATGCATAACCTACCAGAAGGGTTAGCTTTAGCACTTGGATTTATATGCAATAAAGCAAGTGGAAAAAGAGCTGTTATAATGTCTATGATTGCCGGACTCCCAATAGCGATTGGATGTTTTATTGGTTCTAGTTTTGGAGAAATTTTCTCTGCAATCATAGGAGTACTACTTTCTATAGCTGCAGGTATGATGATGTATGTTGTTATGGATGAGATGATACCAGAATCTAAAAGTATATACACAATAATTGGTGTTATGCTTGGGATTGTTATAGTAAAATCTATAGCTTAG
- the rpmE gene encoding 50S ribosomal protein L31 gives MKKDIQPNYKPVEVRCACGNTFIAGSTKDEIRVEICSECHPFYTGKQKNIEKGGRIDKFKKRFNME, from the coding sequence ATGAAAAAAGATATACAGCCAAACTACAAACCAGTTGAAGTTAGATGTGCATGTGGAAACACTTTCATAGCTGGATCAACTAAGGACGAAATAAGAGTTGAAATATGTTCAGAATGCCACCCATTCTACACTGGAAAACAGAAAAACATAGAAAAAGGTGGAAGAATCGACAAATTCAAAAAAAGATTCAACATGGAATAA
- a CDS encoding deoxycytidylate deaminase has product MRPSWDEYFMEIAEVVKKRSTCIRRQVGAIIVKDKQILTTGYNGAPKNLEHCQNIGCKREQMHIPSGERHELCRALHAEQNAIIQAAYNGVSIKDATLYVTTRPCVLCAKMCINAGIKKIIYKGDYPDDLSTQLLDEAGVEMIKYPEEL; this is encoded by the coding sequence ATGAGACCTTCATGGGACGAATATTTTATGGAAATTGCCGAGGTAGTAAAAAAGAGATCTACATGTATAAGAAGACAGGTTGGAGCTATAATTGTAAAAGATAAACAGATACTTACAACAGGATACAACGGAGCTCCAAAAAATTTGGAGCATTGTCAGAATATAGGATGTAAGAGAGAACAGATGCATATACCTTCTGGAGAAAGACATGAGCTTTGTAGAGCACTACATGCAGAACAAAATGCAATAATACAGGCTGCTTATAATGGTGTTAGTATAAAAGATGCAACACTATACGTAACTACTAGACCTTGTGTTCTATGTGCAAAAATGTGTATAAACGCAGGAATAAAAAAAATAATATACAAGGGAGATTATCCAGACGACCTTTCAACACAGTTATTAGATGAAGCTGGAGTTGAAATGATAAAATATCCTGAGGAATTATAA
- the atpB gene encoding F0F1 ATP synthase subunit A: MNTQARWLVDIHGFRLSETVIVSWLIIAGLAIASYLLTRNLKKVPESKVQVFLEYAVLKLYNLVETTMGKELVERIPNIVPYIGSLFLFFLCSNLVPLIGLRSPTVDLDTTLALSTITVILIYAVSIRFNGGACFKDMIEPTPILLPINLVGEIARPISLSFRPFGNIMGGTLIMMLFYKLMAYISELIPGVKIPFAQFLIPVPLHLYFDIFAGTIQAFIFIMLTMVFISNAVDISLLKKREAKKLAKAK; this comes from the coding sequence ATGAATACTCAGGCAAGATGGTTAGTAGATATTCATGGGTTTAGACTTAGCGAAACAGTAATAGTTAGCTGGTTGATAATAGCAGGTCTTGCCATAGCGTCTTATCTTCTAACTAGAAATCTAAAGAAGGTTCCAGAGAGTAAGGTACAGGTATTCCTCGAATATGCTGTTCTCAAACTTTACAACTTAGTCGAGACGACAATGGGAAAAGAATTGGTAGAGAGAATACCAAACATAGTTCCGTATATAGGAAGCTTGTTCTTATTCTTCTTGTGTTCAAACTTAGTTCCATTAATCGGTCTCAGGTCGCCAACAGTCGACTTGGATACTACATTAGCGTTATCTACAATAACAGTAATACTAATATATGCAGTATCTATCAGATTTAACGGTGGAGCATGTTTTAAAGACATGATAGAACCGACACCAATATTACTACCAATAAACTTAGTTGGAGAAATAGCTAGACCTATTTCACTAAGTTTCCGTCCATTTGGGAATATAATGGGTGGTACGCTTATAATGATGTTATTCTATAAGCTTATGGCGTATATTTCAGAATTGATTCCTGGAGTTAAAATACCTTTTGCACAGTTTTTAATTCCGGTACCACTTCATTTATACTTTGATATATTTGCAGGTACAATACAGGCATTTATATTCATAATGCTTACAATGGTATTTATAAGCAATGCAGTAGATATTAGTCTACTTAAAAAAAGAGAAGCTAAAAAATTAGCAAAAGCAAAATAA
- a CDS encoding ATP synthase subunit I has protein sequence MKDQIKAVVKGIIVFDIVVIIALLICSKISLDRESLMGSVLNLDVAAVLGLVIGSAASIFNFCMLASSTENMVNQAGKTMVQLKFAGGYFLRFAIYAVVLLLAAKLNSISMFTAALGLLSTQIVLLVQKFTAIFTRKEA, from the coding sequence GTGAAGGATCAGATTAAAGCTGTCGTAAAAGGAATAATAGTTTTTGACATAGTTGTTATTATAGCTTTACTGATATGTTCAAAGATATCTCTAGATAGAGAAAGTCTTATGGGTAGCGTTTTGAATTTAGATGTTGCGGCTGTTCTAGGACTAGTAATAGGAAGTGCAGCCTCAATATTTAATTTTTGTATGCTTGCATCATCTACAGAGAATATGGTGAATCAAGCAGGTAAAACAATGGTTCAATTAAAATTTGCAGGAGGATATTTCCTAAGATTTGCAATATACGCAGTGGTTTTACTACTGGCAGCTAAATTGAACAGTATTAGTATGTTTACTGCAGCACTTGGACTTTTAAGTACACAGATAGTCCTATTAGTGCAGAAGTTTACAGCCATTTTTACGAGAAAGGAGGCATAA
- the atpE gene encoding ATP synthase F0 subunit C, producing MATAIAVAGSAIGAGIAVFTGIGAGLGQGYAAGKLAEAVGNQPEAKSEIMSSFIVGAAIAESTAIYGLIIAIILIFVNPWI from the coding sequence ATGGCTACAGCAATAGCAGTTGCAGGATCAGCAATAGGAGCAGGTATAGCAGTATTTACAGGTATAGGAGCAGGTTTAGGACAGGGTTACGCAGCAGGTAAACTAGCAGAAGCAGTTGGTAACCAGCCAGAAGCAAAGAGTGAAATAATGTCTTCATTCATAGTTGGGGCTGCCATAGCAGAATCAACAGCAATATACGGACTTATAATAGCGATAATTCTTATATTCGTTAATCCTTGGATATAG
- a CDS encoding DUF1385 domain-containing protein, with translation MSYKAVGGQAVIEGVMMQGEKKKAVAVRTPDGEIKVKTERINSWVKNKHIDKIPFLRGMFILFETMIDGMKSLNYSSDIYMEETGEEEEDAIDRFIKKMFGDKANDVLIMVSMVIAVILSVGLFVMLPTFAGGFFAKFINNDVVLNLIEGVIRILILFAYIYAISKNKDIERVYQYHGAEHKSIHCYESGKELTVENAREFKRLHPRCGTNFLFIVMATSIILFAFFGWPNPLMRVLMRIVCIPVVAGIAYEIIRLLGKYDNGFTRMIAYPGMMLQYLTTKEPDDEQLEVAIASLKAVI, from the coding sequence ATGTCTTATAAAGCAGTTGGAGGACAGGCAGTAATCGAAGGTGTTATGATGCAAGGGGAAAAGAAAAAAGCTGTAGCAGTAAGAACACCAGATGGAGAAATAAAAGTAAAAACAGAAAGAATAAATAGCTGGGTTAAAAATAAACATATAGATAAAATACCTTTTTTAAGAGGAATGTTTATACTATTTGAGACTATGATAGATGGTATGAAAAGTCTTAACTATTCTTCAGATATATATATGGAGGAAACTGGAGAAGAGGAAGAAGATGCTATAGATAGATTTATTAAAAAAATGTTTGGAGATAAAGCAAATGATGTTTTAATAATGGTTTCTATGGTTATAGCAGTTATACTATCTGTAGGTTTATTTGTAATGCTTCCTACATTTGCAGGAGGATTCTTTGCAAAATTTATAAATAACGATGTAGTTTTAAATCTTATAGAAGGTGTTATAAGAATACTAATACTATTTGCATATATATATGCTATATCTAAAAACAAAGATATAGAGAGGGTTTACCAGTATCATGGAGCAGAGCACAAGAGTATACACTGTTATGAAAGTGGTAAAGAGCTTACAGTTGAAAATGCTAGAGAATTTAAAAGACTACATCCTAGATGTGGTACAAACTTCTTATTTATAGTAATGGCAACTTCTATAATACTATTTGCATTCTTTGGATGGCCAAATCCATTGATGAGAGTGCTTATGAGAATAGTTTGTATACCAGTAGTAGCAGGAATAGCGTACGAAATAATAAGATTACTTGGGAAATATGACAATGGATTTACAAGAATGATAGCCTATCCAGGTATGATGTTACAGTACTTAACTACTAAAGAACCAGATGACGAGCAGTTAGAGGTTGCAATAGCTTCACTAAAAGCTGTAATATAA
- a CDS encoding F0F1 ATP synthase subunit delta, producing MIDESAPVYAKAMFDVAEETETTDEVLAQFSEVVKTIKENKDLSDVLKTPFILADDKKAILEKIFSDTTDIYLINFLKVLIDRKKIRYIDDVYHRFVKLVNDKKTLEKGTVYSVVALSDEEIKELEAKMSKKFSRVVKLENKIDKSLMGGVFIKIGNKEIDGTVRSRINGLKKELSKMI from the coding sequence ATGATAGATGAATCAGCTCCAGTATATGCAAAAGCTATGTTTGACGTAGCTGAAGAAACTGAAACTACAGACGAGGTTTTAGCTCAGTTTTCTGAAGTTGTAAAAACTATCAAAGAAAATAAGGATCTTTCGGATGTATTAAAAACACCTTTTATATTAGCCGATGATAAAAAGGCTATTCTCGAAAAAATCTTTTCTGATACAACTGATATATACCTTATAAATTTTTTAAAAGTTCTAATAGATAGAAAAAAAATTAGATATATAGATGATGTATACCACAGATTTGTGAAATTAGTAAACGACAAGAAAACTCTAGAAAAAGGTACAGTCTATAGTGTAGTTGCATTATCTGATGAAGAGATAAAAGAGCTAGAAGCTAAGATGTCTAAGAAATTTAGTAGAGTTGTTAAGTTAGAAAATAAAATAGACAAGTCCTTAATGGGAGGAGTCTTTATAAAGATTGGAAACAAGGAAATAGACGGTACTGTAAGAAGTAGAATAAACGGACTTAAAAAAGAACTGTCTAAAATGATATAA
- the atpF gene encoding F0F1 ATP synthase subunit B, producing MELKPLVTLTYEYFFQLANAVVIFLILKHLLFKPVMAVIKAREEDIAMDIQEGKKIREEGEAFKKEYEEKVGKAEEEGRNIINSAVEAAKEKSYMIKDDAKRDAEIMKERAKREIEEERIRAMNDMKDEMSDLVILAASKVIEKEIDKDKHKELIDEFIDRTGDVV from the coding sequence ATGGAATTAAAACCGTTAGTAACACTAACATACGAATACTTTTTCCAGCTAGCCAATGCGGTTGTAATCTTTCTAATACTTAAACATCTCTTATTTAAACCAGTTATGGCTGTTATAAAAGCTAGAGAAGAAGATATAGCAATGGATATACAGGAAGGTAAGAAGATAAGAGAAGAAGGTGAAGCCTTCAAGAAAGAATACGAAGAAAAAGTTGGAAAAGCAGAAGAAGAAGGAAGAAATATAATAAATTCAGCAGTAGAAGCAGCAAAAGAAAAATCATATATGATTAAAGATGACGCTAAGCGAGATGCTGAAATAATGAAGGAAAGAGCAAAACGAGAAATAGAGGAAGAAAGAATCCGGGCTATGAACGATATGAAGGACGAGATGTCAGATCTTGTTATCCTTGCAGCATCTAAAGTAATAGAAAAAGAAATAGATAAGGATAAACATAAAGAACTGATAGACGAATTTATAGATAGAACAGGAGACGTAGTATGA
- the rpiB gene encoding ribose 5-phosphate isomerase B produces MKIALACDHGGYDLKMAIIAHLEKRGIEVMDLGTNNATDSVNYPEYGEAAALKVANGEADCGILVCGTGIGISLAANKVPGIRCAVVSDTFSARMTKAHNNANMLAMGGRVVGPGLALDIVDAYLDTEFEGGRHQTRVDMLMDIEKKYTK; encoded by the coding sequence ATGAAAATAGCATTAGCTTGTGACCACGGTGGATACGATTTAAAAATGGCTATAATAGCTCACCTTGAAAAAAGAGGGATAGAAGTAATGGATCTTGGAACTAACAATGCAACAGATTCAGTAAACTACCCAGAATATGGAGAAGCTGCAGCTCTTAAAGTTGCTAACGGAGAAGCTGACTGCGGAATATTAGTATGCGGAACAGGAATAGGTATATCTTTAGCAGCTAACAAAGTTCCTGGAATAAGATGTGCTGTTGTAAGTGATACTTTCTCAGCTAGAATGACTAAAGCTCATAACAATGCAAACATGCTTGCAATGGGTGGAAGAGTAGTTGGACCAGGACTAGCACTTGACATAGTAGATGCATACCTTGATACAGAATTCGAAGGTGGAAGACATCAGACTAGAGTAGATATGTTAATGGATATAGAAAAAAAATACACAAAATAA
- a CDS encoding L-threonylcarbamoyladenylate synthase, protein METVIKKVDENNIDIDIIREMAEKIRNGETVIFPTETVYGLGANAMDEDAVKKIYLAKGRPSDNPLIVHIADIEEVDKIALEVGEKAKKAMENFWPGPLTIILKKKEIVPNVTSGGLSTVAIRMPSNKIANALIRESKTQIAAPSANISGRPSPTKAEHVVKEMSGRVSGIIMGGDCDFGLESTVVDFSDDKPMILRPGSITKEMLEEVLGEVSIDPSLSKKEDNIKAKAPGMKYKHYSPNAQVYIVKGGENNVITKMNELSRKNHAENKKTGIMCMSKDVDKFECDYVVDLGKDYNEVAANLFDALIKMDEAKMDIVYSVCFESCGVGQAIMNRLLKSAAYRIIDAN, encoded by the coding sequence ATGGAAACAGTTATAAAAAAAGTAGATGAAAATAATATAGATATAGATATAATTAGAGAAATGGCTGAAAAGATAAGAAATGGAGAAACTGTTATATTTCCAACTGAAACAGTATACGGGCTAGGTGCAAATGCTATGGATGAAGATGCAGTTAAGAAAATCTATTTAGCAAAAGGTCGTCCTAGTGATAATCCACTAATAGTCCATATAGCTGATATAGAAGAAGTAGATAAAATAGCGCTTGAAGTTGGTGAAAAGGCTAAAAAAGCTATGGAAAACTTTTGGCCAGGACCACTTACTATAATACTAAAAAAGAAGGAAATTGTTCCAAATGTTACTAGTGGAGGGCTTTCAACAGTAGCAATTAGAATGCCTTCAAATAAAATTGCCAATGCACTTATAAGAGAGTCAAAAACTCAGATAGCAGCTCCATCAGCAAATATATCTGGAAGACCATCTCCAACAAAGGCAGAACACGTTGTTAAAGAGATGAGTGGAAGAGTATCTGGAATAATTATGGGCGGAGATTGTGATTTTGGACTAGAGTCTACAGTTGTAGATTTTAGCGATGATAAGCCTATGATACTTAGACCGGGAAGTATTACAAAAGAAATGTTAGAAGAGGTACTTGGAGAAGTTAGTATAGATCCATCTTTAAGTAAAAAAGAGGATAATATAAAAGCAAAAGCTCCTGGTATGAAGTATAAACACTACTCACCTAATGCACAGGTATATATAGTAAAAGGTGGAGAAAATAATGTAATTACAAAAATGAATGAATTATCTAGAAAAAATCATGCAGAAAATAAAAAAACAGGAATAATGTGTATGAGTAAAGACGTGGATAAATTTGAATGTGATTATGTTGTAGACTTAGGTAAAGATTACAATGAAGTAGCAGCAAATCTTTTTGATGCCCTTATAAAAATGGATGAAGCAAAAATGGATATAGTCTATTCAGTATGCTTTGAAAGTTGTGGAGTTGGTCAGGCGATAATGAATAGACTTCTAAAATCTGCTGCTTATAGAATAATAGACGCGAATTAA
- the prmC gene encoding peptide chain release factor N(5)-glutamine methyltransferase: MKGDSMTIRDIIIKYTDEFSKISDSPRLDIEVMLMKVLGDVDKLYLHMNLNKDLSQEKLDEIEKMAEERKSGRPIAYIVGNREFMGLDFYVQEGVLIPRPDTETLVDEIIRIYSEEEYKQKDRIDILDIGTGSGAITVSLAYYIKNSFVKSFDISDIALEIGAKNAATNSVEDRTEFIKSDVFSALEGEGEILDIIVSNPPYIRKDVIPTLHTQVKDYEPYNALEGGEDGLDFYRSITEGSVKYLKKGGILAYEVGHDQAEDVSNIMKNCGYEKIYTKKDLPGIDRVVIGTKL; the protein is encoded by the coding sequence ATGAAAGGTGATTCAATGACAATAAGAGATATTATTATAAAATATACAGATGAGTTTTCAAAGATAAGCGATAGTCCTAGATTGGATATAGAAGTAATGCTTATGAAAGTTCTTGGAGATGTAGATAAGTTATATTTACATATGAATCTTAATAAAGATTTGAGCCAAGAAAAATTAGATGAAATTGAAAAAATGGCTGAGGAAAGAAAATCAGGCAGACCAATAGCATACATAGTTGGAAATAGAGAGTTTATGGGACTTGATTTCTATGTACAGGAAGGTGTTTTAATTCCTAGACCAGACACTGAAACATTGGTAGATGAGATTATAAGAATTTACTCAGAGGAAGAATATAAACAAAAGGATAGAATAGATATATTAGATATAGGAACTGGCTCAGGGGCTATTACAGTTAGTCTTGCTTATTATATAAAGAATAGTTTTGTAAAATCATTTGATATATCAGATATAGCTCTAGAAATAGGCGCTAAAAACGCAGCAACTAATAGTGTAGAAGATAGAACTGAGTTTATAAAATCAGATGTGTTCTCAGCATTAGAGGGAGAAGGAGAAATACTGGATATAATCGTTTCTAATCCTCCGTACATAAGAAAAGATGTAATACCAACACTTCATACACAGGTTAAGGATTACGAGCCTTACAATGCGTTAGAAGGTGGAGAGGATGGACTAGACTTTTACAGAAGTATAACTGAAGGATCTGTAAAATACTTAAAAAAAGGTGGAATACTTGCTTATGAAGTAGGACACGACCAGGCAGAAGATGTTTCAAATATAATGAAAAACTGTGGATATGAAAAAATATACACAAAGAAGGATTTACCGGGCATTGATAGAGTTGTTATAGGCACAAAACTGTGA
- the prfA gene encoding peptide chain release factor 1: MLKKLGVLEDTYKDLTEKISDPEIINDQKVWQKYMKEHADLEPIIMKYREYKAVLDAIAESKEILQEESDEELRELAKMELSDMESQVEPLEEELKLLLVPKDPNDEKNVIVEIRGGAGGDEAALFAGDLLRMYSRYAERKGWKVSMLSSNETGVGGYKEVSFMIKGKGAYSRLKYESGVHRVQRIPSTESGGRIHTSTATVAVLPEVEDVEVEINDNDIRIDVFRASGNGGQCVNTTDSAVRITHLPTGEVVSCQDEKSQLKNKEKAMKVLKARLYDRALADQQKEISAERKSQVGTGDRSERIRTYNFPQGRISDHRINLTLYKLDSFLDGDIDEMIDALITVDQTEKMTAIN; the protein is encoded by the coding sequence ATGCTTAAAAAACTAGGTGTATTAGAGGATACATATAAAGATTTAACAGAAAAAATATCTGATCCAGAAATAATAAACGATCAGAAAGTTTGGCAGAAATACATGAAAGAACATGCTGATTTAGAGCCAATCATAATGAAATACAGAGAATATAAAGCTGTATTAGATGCTATAGCTGAATCAAAAGAAATACTTCAGGAAGAATCAGATGAAGAATTAAGAGAATTAGCTAAAATGGAATTATCTGATATGGAAAGTCAGGTAGAACCATTAGAAGAAGAATTAAAATTACTTCTTGTACCAAAGGACCCTAACGATGAAAAGAACGTTATAGTCGAAATAAGAGGTGGAGCTGGTGGAGACGAAGCAGCTCTATTTGCTGGGGACTTATTAAGAATGTACTCAAGATATGCAGAAAGAAAAGGATGGAAGGTATCTATGCTAAGTTCAAATGAAACTGGTGTTGGTGGATACAAAGAGGTTTCATTCATGATAAAAGGTAAAGGTGCATATTCTAGATTAAAATACGAATCAGGAGTTCATAGAGTTCAGAGAATACCTTCTACTGAATCAGGAGGTAGAATACATACTTCTACAGCAACAGTTGCCGTATTACCAGAAGTAGAAGATGTTGAAGTAGAAATAAATGACAATGATATAAGAATAGACGTTTTCAGAGCTTCTGGAAACGGTGGACAGTGTGTCAATACTACTGACTCTGCGGTAAGAATAACACATCTTCCAACAGGAGAAGTTGTATCATGTCAGGACGAAAAATCACAGCTTAAAAATAAGGAAAAAGCTATGAAAGTTTTAAAAGCTAGATTATACGACAGAGCTCTTGCAGACCAGCAGAAAGAAATATCTGCAGAAAGAAAGAGCCAGGTTGGTACAGGAGATAGATCTGAAAGAATAAGAACTTACAACTTCCCTCAGGGAAGAATAAGTGACCACAGAATAAATCTTACTTTATACAAATTAGATTCATTCCTTGATGGTGACATAGATGAAATGATAGATGCTTTAATAACAGTTGATCAGACTGAAAAAATGACTGCTATAAACTAA
- the atpA gene encoding F0F1 ATP synthase subunit alpha: MGLNPEEISSIIRLQIKDYDNRVELSDTGKIFNVGDNIASIYGLDDVMAGELLEFPGGVYGMALNLEKETVGAVLLGDEEGIKEDDIVKRTGKIVEVPVGDALIGRVVDPLGNPIDGRGSIKTDKTRPIEAEAPGIMDRRSVYQPLQTGIKAIDAMVPIGKGQRELVIGDKQTGKTSILTDTILNQKGKDIICIYVAIGQKKSTVAQLVSSLRDYGAMDYTIVVSATASESAPLQYLAPYAGTAMGEEFMYQGKDVLIIYDDLSKHAVAYREMSLLLRRPPGREAYPGDVFYLHSRLLERSAKLSDELGGGSMTAIPVIETQEGDVSSYIPTNVISITDGQIYLQPELFHSGIRPAVDPGISVSRVGGAAQIKSMKKLASELKLAYSQYRELAAFSQFGSDLDADTKARLEQGERIVEILKQDEHKPLPVEEQVVTVYSVLNGLFDDVEINEIHNFEKELCFYIRKNKPSIYEKILNGEDYGKELTELVENFKKEVR, from the coding sequence ATGGGTTTAAATCCTGAAGAAATAAGTTCGATAATCAGACTGCAGATAAAAGACTACGATAACAGAGTCGAGCTATCTGATACAGGAAAAATATTCAACGTAGGTGATAATATAGCGAGTATTTACGGACTTGATGATGTAATGGCTGGCGAACTTCTTGAATTCCCAGGAGGCGTATATGGGATGGCTCTAAATCTAGAGAAAGAAACTGTCGGGGCAGTTCTTCTTGGAGATGAAGAGGGAATAAAAGAAGATGATATAGTTAAAAGAACTGGAAAAATAGTTGAAGTTCCAGTAGGAGATGCTCTAATAGGAAGAGTTGTGGATCCTCTAGGTAACCCAATAGACGGAAGAGGAAGTATAAAAACTGATAAAACAAGACCTATAGAAGCAGAGGCTCCAGGAATAATGGATAGAAGATCTGTATATCAGCCACTTCAGACTGGTATAAAGGCGATAGATGCAATGGTTCCAATAGGTAAAGGACAGAGAGAACTAGTAATAGGTGATAAACAGACAGGTAAAACATCTATACTTACTGATACAATACTTAACCAGAAAGGTAAAGATATAATTTGTATTTATGTTGCTATAGGACAGAAAAAATCTACTGTTGCGCAGTTAGTTAGCTCACTAAGAGATTACGGGGCAATGGACTATACAATAGTAGTATCTGCTACAGCATCAGAATCAGCTCCACTTCAGTACTTAGCACCTTATGCAGGTACTGCAATGGGTGAAGAATTTATGTATCAGGGAAAAGATGTCTTAATAATATACGATGACTTAAGTAAACACGCGGTTGCTTACAGAGAAATGTCTTTATTATTAAGAAGACCACCAGGACGTGAAGCTTATCCTGGGGATGTATTCTACCTACATTCAAGACTTCTTGAAAGATCTGCAAAACTTTCAGATGAGCTTGGTGGAGGTTCAATGACTGCGATACCAGTCATAGAAACTCAGGAAGGTGACGTTTCTTCATACATACCAACAAACGTAATATCTATAACAGATGGACAGATATATCTTCAGCCTGAATTATTCCACTCAGGAATAAGACCAGCGGTTGACCCTGGTATATCAGTTTCGAGAGTTGGTGGGGCAGCCCAGATAAAATCTATGAAGAAATTAGCATCAGAATTAAAACTAGCTTATTCTCAGTATAGAGAATTAGCAGCTTTCTCTCAGTTCGGATCAGACCTAGATGCAGATACTAAGGCAAGACTAGAACAGGGTGAAAGAATAGTAGAAATACTAAAACAGGATGAACATAAACCATTACCAGTTGAAGAACAGGTAGTGACAGTTTACTCTGTACTTAATGGATTATTCGACGATGTAGAGATAAATGAAATACATAATTTTGAAAAAGAATTATGTTTCTATATAAGAAAAAATAAACCAAGTATATACGAAAAAATTCTTAATGGAGAAGACTACGGAAAAGAACTCACTGAATTAGTAGAAAACTTTAAAAAAGAGGTGAGATAA